One genomic segment of Clostridia bacterium includes these proteins:
- a CDS encoding energy transducer TonB translates to MNQGRFTKPLVFSVLLVCVLLFSGTMREAQAASGQFSLDVRNADLRDVLSALAIQTGTNIVLVEEPVNVTFSVQNVPPMRALELLLQTLGLSYVREGNLLIVGSEEKLQAGYDKEETLARFDLVYIRTEQFRPLLSELGLPVKSIAFNNNPYTIWVKGTPRDLVKVKELLEAVDQLENAVFRGVEELVLDYQEFYAYAVEPDRLAQLARNAGIPLEKYVTIGNRLLVFDKQILAYWDEFHKVMQALDSIDARNSSIFPFQLKHIVARDAASRLASIGFSGVKTITFNFPEFSRELIVICPPQLESQVYTALAAIDTAPEKIKAPVISSTGEFARSELQAKRRLLAEMTSIPLSSMHISENISGDPDNPHHVLWAHETPDNIKLLQDLAESF, encoded by the coding sequence ATGAATCAGGGACGTTTTACTAAACCACTGGTTTTCTCGGTTTTGCTCGTGTGTGTCTTGTTATTTTCAGGGACGATGCGAGAAGCACAAGCCGCTTCGGGGCAGTTTTCCCTGGACGTGCGGAATGCGGATCTCAGGGATGTCTTGTCTGCTCTGGCCATCCAAACCGGCACAAACATTGTGCTGGTCGAAGAACCCGTTAACGTGACTTTCTCCGTGCAAAATGTCCCTCCCATGCGGGCACTGGAGCTGCTGCTGCAAACCCTGGGACTGAGTTATGTCAGGGAGGGCAATTTGCTGATCGTGGGCAGTGAGGAAAAACTCCAGGCCGGCTATGACAAGGAGGAAACCTTGGCCAGGTTTGACCTGGTGTACATCCGCACGGAACAGTTCAGACCCCTTCTCTCCGAGCTGGGTTTGCCGGTGAAAAGCATCGCTTTCAACAACAACCCGTACACTATTTGGGTTAAGGGAACGCCCCGGGACCTGGTGAAAGTGAAAGAGCTCTTGGAAGCGGTAGACCAGTTGGAAAATGCCGTTTTTCGGGGTGTAGAGGAGCTAGTTCTGGACTATCAGGAGTTTTATGCCTACGCGGTAGAGCCGGACCGGTTAGCGCAGCTGGCCAGAAACGCAGGCATCCCGCTGGAAAAATATGTTACCATAGGCAATCGCCTCCTGGTTTTTGACAAGCAGATTTTGGCTTATTGGGATGAGTTTCACAAAGTCATGCAGGCATTGGATTCCATCGATGCCAGGAACAGTAGTATTTTTCCTTTTCAGCTCAAACATATCGTGGCCCGTGATGCGGCTTCCCGCCTGGCAAGTATTGGCTTTTCAGGTGTAAAAACCATCACTTTTAACTTTCCTGAATTCAGCAGAGAGCTGATTGTCATCTGTCCCCCCCAATTAGAATCCCAAGTATATACCGCTTTGGCCGCCATCGATACGGCACCCGAGAAAATCAAAGCCCCCGTTATTTCCAGTACCGGGGAGTTTGCTCGCAGTGAACTGCAAGCCAAGCGGCGTTTACTGGCGGAAATGACCTCCATCCCCCTCAGCAGTATGCACATCTCTGAGAATATTTCCGGTGATCCGGATAATCCCCATCATGTACTCTGGGCCCATGAAACGCCGGATAACATCAAGCTGCTGCAGGATTTGGCGGAGAGCTTTTGA